A window of the Myxococcales bacterium genome harbors these coding sequences:
- a CDS encoding SDR family NAD(P)-dependent oxidoreductase, whose translation MSAPRTALVTGSTDGIGKATALALARAGLRVVIHGRNRPKVEQAVAELTAAAPEAEFIGVSFDLGSFSTVRRGAKEIAEQIDRLDVLICNAGIFANERVLVADGLEATLAVNHVGHVLLTELLMPLLVAAAPARVIVVASVAHTRGRIHIEDLSLAGAYTGYAAYAQSKLANVMHALDLAEAHPPTELAAYAIHPGVISTKLLRDGFAGMRGGTTAMGAALAVKLATAPTIAEPSGTYYNEGVPTPPSVAARDAGVRAALRLATLRFAGLADAG comes from the coding sequence ATGTCGGCCCCCCGCACAGCGCTGGTCACGGGATCCACCGATGGCATCGGCAAGGCCACGGCCTTGGCCCTCGCCCGGGCCGGCCTCCGGGTCGTGATCCACGGCCGCAACCGCCCCAAGGTCGAGCAGGCGGTCGCCGAGCTGACGGCCGCCGCGCCCGAGGCCGAGTTCATCGGCGTCTCGTTCGATCTCGGCTCGTTCTCGACGGTGCGGCGCGGCGCGAAGGAGATCGCCGAGCAGATCGATCGCCTCGACGTGCTGATCTGCAACGCCGGCATCTTCGCCAACGAGCGGGTGCTGGTCGCCGACGGGCTCGAGGCCACGCTCGCGGTCAACCACGTCGGCCACGTGCTCCTGACCGAGCTGCTGATGCCGCTGCTGGTGGCCGCCGCCCCGGCGCGCGTCATCGTCGTGGCGTCGGTGGCGCACACCCGCGGCCGGATCCACATCGAGGACCTGTCGCTGGCGGGCGCGTACACCGGCTACGCCGCCTACGCCCAGTCGAAGCTCGCCAACGTGATGCACGCGCTCGATCTGGCCGAGGCCCACCCGCCGACCGAGCTGGCGGCGTACGCGATCCACCCCGGCGTGATCTCGACCAAGCTGCTGCGCGACGGCTTCGCCGGCATGCGCGGCGGCACGACCGCGATGGGCGCGGCGCTCGCGGTCAAGCTGGCGACGGCGCCGACGATCGCCGAGCCCAGCGGCACGTACTACAACGAGGGCGTGCCGACGCCGCCGAGCGTCGCCGCCCGGGACGCCGGCGTCCGCGCGGCGCTGCGCCTGGCCACGCTGCGCTTCGCTGGCCTCGCCGACGCCGGATGA
- the tadA gene encoding Flp pilus assembly complex ATPase component TadA: MFAIVLTEKGGEQRRLVFNKPEITIGRVQGNDIVLPKGNVSKRHARVLLKDGKFIIVDLKSTNGTYVNGRKITTPLVVKEADKIYIGDFIMGVEESPGEGESAGEPAAPTPPPPAPMPPPREPMPPREPMPQMREPPGGGASNELLRAALSHQSPPRSAERPAVTPMDRPPVPLDRGPGPLDRPREPGPLASPGTQEPRTRPPRPAPGGTLPPPMGAPMGAPPPAPATMAPPPPMAPPPPMAPPPPMAPPPAAPPMMAPPPPAPAPEPRPVIPAPSPAAPAARPRLVGAGARKIAARAVAAPLRRGVVLEPLDPKVIKMLDLQAQILERLRAKLDLDRIPVERLGDEELWQKSERAIVDLVASLEQSGELPKYVDQNGLIKEALNEALGLGPLEDLLADDKVDEIRVDRRDRVLVGTGGAMRGSGRAFSSDDVLRRVVERLAAPTGVVVDDDHPVIDVRLRDGTRLTAAVAPASVHGPCLVLRKPVRVKRTLGDLVGAGALSAPMADFLATCMAARRNLAVCGAPGVGKGALVAALLGAVADGERVITVEDVAELSLDREDWLALETRPTVGLAALVASALRLRPDRLVVADLRGGEALDVASAFGASVDGAIVALTGDGTQAAMARWVALAQLAAPGAAEPAVRELVAAACDVVIHVSRFADGTLRVVAIDEILGVREVGFDTQTLFAYRGGDEGFAATGSIPRFWPDLDSRGITADPAIFRT, encoded by the coding sequence ATGTTCGCGATCGTCCTGACGGAAAAAGGCGGTGAGCAGCGTCGCCTGGTCTTCAACAAGCCGGAGATCACGATCGGTCGTGTCCAAGGCAACGACATCGTCTTGCCCAAGGGCAACGTGTCCAAGCGGCACGCGCGGGTCCTGCTCAAGGACGGCAAGTTCATCATCGTCGACCTGAAGAGCACCAACGGCACCTACGTCAACGGCCGCAAGATCACGACGCCGCTGGTCGTGAAGGAGGCCGACAAGATCTACATCGGCGACTTCATCATGGGCGTCGAGGAGAGCCCGGGGGAGGGCGAGTCCGCCGGTGAGCCCGCGGCGCCGACGCCGCCGCCGCCCGCGCCGATGCCGCCGCCGCGCGAGCCGATGCCGCCGCGCGAGCCCATGCCCCAGATGCGCGAGCCCCCCGGGGGCGGCGCGTCCAACGAGCTGTTGCGCGCGGCGCTGTCGCACCAGAGCCCGCCGCGCAGCGCCGAGCGCCCGGCGGTGACGCCGATGGATCGTCCGCCCGTCCCGCTCGATCGGGGCCCGGGGCCGCTCGATCGACCGCGCGAGCCGGGCCCGCTGGCGTCGCCGGGGACCCAGGAGCCGCGCACCCGTCCTCCTCGGCCGGCGCCGGGCGGCACGCTGCCGCCGCCGATGGGCGCCCCGATGGGCGCGCCCCCGCCGGCGCCGGCCACGATGGCGCCGCCGCCGCCGATGGCGCCGCCGCCGCCGATGGCGCCGCCGCCGCCGATGGCGCCGCCGCCCGCCGCGCCGCCGATGATGGCGCCGCCGCCGCCCGCGCCCGCGCCCGAGCCGCGCCCGGTGATCCCGGCCCCATCGCCGGCGGCGCCCGCCGCGCGTCCGCGGCTGGTCGGCGCCGGGGCGCGCAAGATCGCCGCGCGCGCGGTCGCGGCGCCGCTGCGCCGTGGCGTCGTGCTCGAGCCGCTCGACCCCAAGGTCATCAAGATGCTCGATCTGCAGGCGCAGATCCTGGAGCGGCTGCGGGCCAAGCTCGACCTCGATCGCATCCCGGTCGAGCGCCTCGGCGACGAGGAGCTGTGGCAGAAGTCCGAGCGCGCGATCGTCGATCTGGTGGCCAGCCTCGAGCAGTCCGGTGAGCTGCCGAAGTACGTCGATCAGAACGGCCTCATCAAGGAGGCGCTCAACGAGGCGCTCGGGCTCGGCCCGCTCGAGGATCTGCTCGCCGACGACAAGGTCGACGAGATCCGCGTCGACCGGCGCGATCGCGTGCTGGTCGGCACCGGCGGCGCGATGCGCGGCTCGGGCCGCGCGTTCTCGAGCGACGACGTGCTGCGGCGCGTGGTCGAGCGCCTGGCCGCGCCGACCGGCGTCGTGGTCGACGACGATCACCCGGTGATCGACGTGCGCCTGCGCGACGGCACCCGCCTGACGGCGGCGGTGGCGCCGGCCTCGGTCCACGGGCCGTGCCTGGTGCTGCGCAAGCCGGTGCGGGTCAAGCGCACGCTCGGCGATCTGGTCGGCGCCGGCGCGCTGTCGGCGCCGATGGCCGACTTCCTCGCGACCTGCATGGCCGCGCGCCGCAACCTGGCGGTGTGCGGCGCGCCCGGCGTCGGCAAGGGCGCGCTGGTGGCGGCGCTGCTCGGCGCGGTCGCCGACGGCGAGCGGGTGATCACCGTCGAGGACGTGGCCGAGCTGTCGCTCGACCGCGAGGATTGGCTGGCGCTCGAGACCCGGCCGACCGTCGGCCTGGCCGCGCTGGTCGCGAGCGCGCTGCGGCTGCGTCCCGATCGCCTCGTGGTCGCGGATCTGCGCGGCGGCGAGGCGCTCGACGTCGCGAGCGCGTTCGGCGCGTCGGTCGACGGCGCGATCGTGGCGCTGACCGGCGACGGCACCCAGGCGGCGATGGCGCGCTGGGTCGCGCTGGCGCAGCTCGCGGCGCCGGGCGCGGCCGAGCCGGCGGTGCGGGAGCTGGTCGCGGCCGCGTGCGACGTGGTGATCCACGTCAGCCGCTTCGCCGACGGGACGCTGCGCGTGGTCGCGATCGACGAGATCCTCGGCGTCCGCGAGGTCGGCTTCGACACCCAGACGCTGTTCGCCTACCGCGGCGGCGACGAGGGCTTCGCGGCGACCGGCTCGATCCCTCGGTTCTGGCCCGATCTCGACAGCCGCGGCATCACCGCCGATCCGGCGATCTTCCGGACCTGA
- a CDS encoding DUF962 domain-containing protein: MDVDTPQTFEEFWPYYVSQHLDPTCRALHFAGTTLAMACVAATPLVPAAILAAPVCGYGLAWIGHFAFERNRPASWHSARHLLWSLRGDFRMWRRIATGTMSAELARATTAA, from the coding sequence ATGGACGTCGACACGCCGCAAACGTTCGAGGAGTTCTGGCCGTACTACGTGTCGCAGCACCTCGACCCGACCTGCCGGGCGCTGCACTTCGCGGGGACGACCCTGGCGATGGCGTGCGTCGCGGCCACGCCGCTGGTGCCGGCGGCCATCCTCGCGGCGCCGGTCTGCGGCTACGGCCTGGCCTGGATCGGGCACTTCGCGTTCGAGCGCAACCGGCCGGCGTCGTGGCACTCGGCCCGGCACCTGCTGTGGTCGCTGCGGGGCGACTTCCGGATGTGGCGGCGTATCGCGACGGGGACGATGTCGGCGGAACTCGCGCGGGCGACGACGGCGGCGTAA
- a CDS encoding DUF481 domain-containing protein → MSRTVTFVLSSLVTAAVAVPAAVAQPTPKFEYGKAEELKDVKKAEWSATAEAGLVFTTGNSRTTTVSAGAKAFRKEKQNKFSAEASGTLARASTLAADDRDGNMILNASEVTRATKNSAEAYQVKLRYDRFLSTYNSLFVAALGGADIVAGKDFAGGGQVGYARLLYKTERHEVTAEIGYDFSYENYVDSAADSLAIHSARGFIGYKGKLSEVTSVDGSLELLTNVNEQSSTVAAFEDVRANAAASLSTKLTKSVSFSFGLLAKFDNVPAPLSLAGFTLDPNNPPEALKLDTTTKASLIINFL, encoded by the coding sequence ATGTCGCGCACCGTCACGTTCGTCCTGTCCTCGCTGGTGACCGCCGCCGTCGCCGTCCCCGCCGCGGTCGCGCAGCCGACCCCGAAGTTCGAGTACGGCAAGGCCGAGGAGCTCAAGGACGTGAAGAAGGCCGAGTGGTCCGCCACGGCCGAGGCCGGCCTGGTCTTCACCACCGGCAACTCGCGCACGACGACCGTGTCGGCCGGGGCGAAGGCCTTCCGCAAGGAGAAGCAGAACAAGTTCTCGGCCGAGGCGTCGGGGACGCTGGCGCGCGCGTCGACGCTGGCGGCCGATGACCGCGACGGCAACATGATCCTCAACGCCAGCGAGGTGACGCGGGCCACCAAGAACTCGGCCGAGGCGTACCAGGTCAAGCTGCGCTACGACCGGTTCCTGTCGACGTACAACTCGCTGTTCGTGGCCGCGCTCGGCGGCGCCGACATCGTCGCCGGCAAGGACTTCGCGGGCGGTGGCCAGGTCGGCTACGCCCGCCTGCTCTACAAGACCGAGCGCCACGAGGTCACCGCCGAGATCGGCTACGACTTCAGCTACGAGAACTACGTCGACAGCGCCGCCGACTCGCTCGCGATCCACTCGGCGCGCGGCTTCATCGGCTACAAGGGCAAGCTGTCCGAGGTGACGAGCGTCGACGGCTCGCTCGAGCTGCTGACCAACGTCAACGAGCAGAGCTCCACGGTCGCCGCGTTCGAGGACGTCCGCGCCAACGCGGCGGCCAGCCTGTCGACCAAGCTCACCAAGTCGGTGTCGTTCTCGTTCGGCCTGCTCGCGAAGTTCGACAACGTGCCGGCGCCGCTGTCGCTCGCGGGCTTCACGCTCGACCCGAACAACCCGCCCGAGGCGCTCAAGCTCGACACGACCACCAAGGCGTCGCTGATCATCAACTTCCTGTGA
- the ychF gene encoding redox-regulated ATPase YchF, which produces MSVGIVGLPNVGKSTVFNALTAGKAEAANYPFCTIDPNVGIVPVPDQRLYRIQKHIPTQKVLPAIVEIVDIAGLVKGASQGEGLGNKFLANIRETSAVLMMVRCFEDPNVVHVAGSVDPMRDIEIIELELILADADTVEKRVKKAGNQAKSGNKEAKAELALAEKVAAHLASAKAARSLELSDDDVKAMSTWGLMTAKPVLYCCNVGEEDLPAGNAWSDAVKARAAAEGAGVVILCGKIEAELAGMSDEEKTELLASYGLTEPALASLARECYRLLGLQSYFTAGEKEIRAWTVRKGALGPEAAGVIHTDFEKGYIRANVYSLADLEQHGSEAALKAAGKMRQEGKTYEVQDGDIMHFLFNV; this is translated from the coding sequence CTGTCCGTCGGGATCGTGGGTCTACCCAACGTCGGCAAGAGCACCGTGTTCAACGCGCTCACCGCTGGCAAGGCCGAGGCCGCCAACTATCCGTTCTGCACCATCGACCCCAACGTCGGCATCGTGCCGGTGCCCGATCAGCGGCTCTACCGGATCCAGAAGCACATCCCGACCCAGAAGGTGCTGCCGGCGATCGTCGAGATCGTCGACATCGCCGGCCTGGTCAAGGGCGCGTCGCAGGGCGAGGGCCTCGGCAACAAGTTCCTCGCCAACATCCGCGAGACCAGCGCGGTCCTGATGATGGTGCGCTGCTTCGAGGATCCCAACGTGGTCCACGTCGCCGGCTCGGTCGATCCGATGCGCGACATCGAGATCATCGAGCTCGAGCTGATCCTGGCCGACGCCGACACCGTCGAGAAGCGGGTCAAGAAGGCCGGCAACCAGGCCAAGAGCGGGAACAAGGAGGCCAAGGCCGAGCTGGCCCTGGCCGAGAAGGTGGCCGCCCACCTGGCCAGCGCCAAGGCGGCGCGGTCGCTCGAGCTGTCCGACGACGACGTCAAGGCGATGTCGACCTGGGGCCTGATGACGGCCAAGCCGGTCCTGTACTGCTGCAACGTCGGCGAGGAGGACCTGCCCGCCGGCAACGCGTGGAGCGACGCGGTCAAGGCCCGGGCCGCGGCCGAGGGCGCCGGCGTGGTGATCCTGTGCGGGAAGATCGAGGCCGAGCTGGCCGGCATGAGCGACGAGGAGAAGACCGAGCTGCTGGCGTCGTACGGGCTGACCGAGCCGGCGCTCGCGAGCCTCGCGCGCGAGTGCTACCGGCTCCTGGGCCTGCAGTCGTACTTCACCGCGGGCGAGAAGGAGATCCGCGCGTGGACGGTGCGCAAGGGCGCGCTCGGCCCCGAGGCCGCGGGCGTGATCCACACCGACTTCGAGAAGGGCTACATCCGCGCCAACGTCTACAGCCTCGCCGACCTCGAGCAGCACGGCAGCGAGGCCGCGCTCAAGGCCGCCGGCAAGATGCGCCAGGAGGGCAAGACCTACGAGGTGCAGGACGGCGACATCATGCACTTCCTGTTCAACGTCTGA
- a CDS encoding class I SAM-dependent methyltransferase, with amino-acid sequence MRAEEAFVRDFHRDHAGATARALARGVVVGTTASSYDAVAAAVPPGARAIDLGCGDGYLLARLIARGHAPGALLGLDVSADELGLARARLPAVALVHARAQALPLAAGAWDAVVSHLAWTLMPDLAAIVAELARVLTPGGRFVALVGGGPKGDDAFAGLLELARPFAAAAPPTPRLGDRRARTDPGLAELFAPATGFAPPRVDDLAIDLSGTAAAVWDALAPSYELATLTPAARAELAAAFVAAAPRWRRPDGAIAATMYARLVTAIRR; translated from the coding sequence GTGCGCGCCGAGGAAGCGTTCGTCCGGGACTTTCATCGCGACCACGCCGGCGCGACCGCGCGGGCGCTGGCCCGGGGCGTGGTGGTCGGCACGACCGCGTCGTCGTACGACGCGGTGGCCGCGGCGGTGCCGCCGGGCGCGCGCGCGATCGATCTCGGCTGCGGCGACGGCTACCTGCTGGCGCGGCTGATCGCCCGCGGCCACGCCCCGGGCGCGCTGCTTGGGCTCGACGTCAGCGCCGACGAGCTGGGCCTGGCGCGGGCGCGCCTGCCGGCGGTGGCGCTGGTGCACGCGCGGGCCCAGGCGCTGCCGCTGGCCGCCGGCGCGTGGGACGCGGTGGTCTCGCACCTCGCGTGGACGCTGATGCCCGACCTCGCGGCGATCGTGGCCGAGCTGGCCCGGGTGCTGACGCCGGGCGGGCGGTTCGTGGCGCTGGTCGGCGGCGGCCCCAAGGGCGACGACGCGTTCGCTGGGCTGCTGGAGCTGGCCCGGCCCTTCGCCGCGGCGGCGCCGCCGACGCCGCGGCTGGGCGATCGACGCGCGCGCACCGATCCGGGCCTCGCCGAGCTGTTCGCGCCGGCCACCGGCTTCGCGCCGCCGCGGGTCGACGACCTCGCGATCGATCTGTCCGGCACCGCCGCGGCGGTCTGGGACGCGCTGGCGCCGAGCTATGAGCTCGCGACGCTCACGCCCGCGGCCCGGGCCGAGCTCGCCGCCGCGTTCGTCGCCGCCGCGCCGCGCTGGCGGCGCCCCGACGGCGCCATCGCCGCCACCATGTACGCCCGTCTGGTCACCGCGATCCGACGGTGA
- a CDS encoding FHA domain-containing protein produces the protein MNCAVCARQPVESGLLCEDCRDEIAGPLGLVPEQIMATTAKPTGAVLIDPWGRPHGVDARTLLGRQLEGAGISILESSVSRHHAHLSIDPVRKAWSLRDLGSANGTMVNDQTITDAVVLRAGDRVVLGQVGFYFVADGRDFPPVVIDPAISSTLRPADRVRTPVEENEFERESTDVGLPTLDVRLLEPTGGGGGLVEVDGKQVQLTATQFEFFALLVRRMADEAHQPHLVRGFVRTSELIGDLSWDTRDPGDNHVKQLVRRVRRALVKVEIGDLIESRHRFGYRLRVIPNLA, from the coding sequence ATGAACTGCGCCGTGTGTGCCCGTCAGCCGGTCGAGAGTGGGCTCCTGTGCGAGGACTGCCGGGACGAGATCGCGGGACCGCTGGGGCTCGTGCCTGAGCAGATCATGGCCACCACGGCCAAGCCCACCGGCGCGGTCCTGATCGATCCCTGGGGCCGCCCCCACGGCGTCGACGCGCGCACGCTCCTGGGCCGCCAGCTCGAGGGCGCGGGCATCAGCATCCTCGAGAGCTCGGTGTCACGGCACCACGCCCACCTGTCGATCGATCCCGTGCGCAAGGCCTGGTCGCTGCGCGATCTCGGCTCGGCCAACGGCACGATGGTCAACGACCAGACCATCACCGACGCGGTCGTGCTGCGCGCCGGTGACCGGGTGGTCCTGGGCCAGGTCGGCTTCTACTTCGTCGCCGACGGCCGCGACTTCCCGCCGGTCGTGATCGATCCGGCGATCAGCTCGACCCTGCGGCCGGCCGATCGGGTCCGGACCCCGGTCGAGGAGAACGAGTTCGAGCGCGAGAGCACCGACGTCGGGCTGCCGACGCTCGACGTCCGCCTGCTCGAGCCGACCGGCGGTGGCGGTGGGCTGGTCGAGGTCGACGGCAAGCAGGTCCAGTTGACCGCCACCCAGTTCGAGTTCTTCGCCCTGCTGGTGCGGCGCATGGCCGACGAGGCCCACCAGCCGCACCTCGTGCGCGGGTTCGTCCGCACGTCCGAGCTGATCGGCGATCTGTCGTGGGACACGCGCGATCCCGGCGACAACCACGTCAAGCAGCTCGTGCGCCGGGTGCGCCGGGCGCTGGTCAAGGTCGAGATCGGCGATCTGATCGAGTCGCGCCACCGGTTCGGCTACCGCCTGCGCGTGATCCCGAACCTGGCGTGA
- a CDS encoding EamA family transporter produces MPPVVPPAPAPGRARASITVAAAAASWGTWSVFLRPAELPSATAGVLVLVVMGVATLPAALRAAPVRWDRTTLALLAGNALLDAVNVLTFFAAMQTTTVAIAVLTHYLAPVLVALAAPRIERQAVRGAVPASLVAITGLALVLEPWRSGGAPLGAALGAISAVAYAGNVFVVRRLGQRIGAARAISYHALAAAVLMAPFALVAGGHPTVGGVAWLTLGAIATGAVAGAAFVWGLGRIGSARAAMLTYLEPLVAVAVSALVWDEPLARYAAVGGALVIASGVYVAREGSRSTAGSPAVATSTSISS; encoded by the coding sequence GTGCCGCCCGTCGTGCCGCCAGCCCCTGCCCCTGGCCGCGCGCGCGCGTCGATCACCGTCGCCGCGGCCGCGGCGTCGTGGGGCACCTGGAGCGTGTTCCTGCGCCCGGCCGAGCTGCCGAGCGCGACCGCCGGCGTGCTGGTGCTGGTCGTGATGGGCGTCGCGACCCTGCCGGCGGCGCTGCGCGCGGCGCCGGTGCGCTGGGACCGGACCACGCTGGCGCTGCTCGCCGGCAACGCCCTGCTCGACGCGGTCAACGTCCTGACGTTCTTCGCGGCGATGCAGACCACGACCGTGGCGATCGCGGTCCTGACCCACTACCTCGCGCCGGTGCTGGTGGCGCTGGCGGCGCCGCGGATCGAGCGGCAGGCCGTGCGCGGCGCGGTGCCGGCGTCGCTGGTGGCGATCACCGGGCTGGCGCTGGTGCTCGAGCCGTGGCGCAGCGGCGGCGCGCCGCTGGGCGCCGCGCTGGGCGCGATCAGCGCGGTCGCCTACGCCGGCAACGTCTTCGTCGTGCGCCGGCTGGGGCAGCGCATCGGCGCCGCCCGCGCCATCTCCTACCACGCGCTCGCGGCGGCGGTGCTGATGGCGCCGTTCGCGCTGGTCGCCGGCGGCCACCCGACCGTCGGCGGCGTCGCCTGGCTGACGCTGGGCGCGATCGCCACCGGCGCGGTCGCCGGGGCCGCGTTCGTGTGGGGCCTGGGCCGGATCGGCAGCGCGCGCGCCGCGATGCTCACCTACCTCGAGCCGCTGGTCGCGGTCGCGGTCAGCGCGCTGGTCTGGGACGAGCCGCTGGCGCGCTACGCGGCGGTCGGCGGCGCACTGGTGATCGCCAGCGGCGTCTACGTCGCGCGCGAGGGCTCGCGCAGCACCGCCGGGTCGCCCGCGGTCGCGACCTCGACCTCGATCAGCAGCTGA
- a CDS encoding aminopeptidase gives MRTLLTALAVASALALTACGDDSGAGPDATIDAPSGDILAQLQGLPEVDHVVEQPTTRAGYRYFELWFTQPIDHDHPEAGTFLQYATLIHTDAAAPLVLLHTGYGNWYYDYPGEVARLFHANQLVIEHRFFRTSRPPALADWAFLTIAQAAADHHRITVAMRRLYRGPVLETGASKGGMTSIYHRRFFPDDVDVTLAYVAPISFAAPDYAYEPYLEGVGPPACKAALRAVQAEMLRSRRAALESRAAAEAVERGRSYQRITLPAAVESAVISLEWAFWQYAGVGYCGAIPPVTGTDDELWDFLQVISEVGSSDDDNLAEFEAYYYQAETELGYPGTMDEHLDGLTAFPSSAYDGAYPQGVTRPAYAATAMTDVDSWVRASGARILFLYGEWDPWSGGMFDPAGRPDDLRVVAPQAPHGAGITDLSAADQAEVLARLRAWTGVEPDLTNLRKPGPALRSPRPPRPIARR, from the coding sequence ATGCGGACGCTCCTGACCGCGCTGGCCGTCGCCAGCGCCCTGGCCCTGACGGCGTGCGGCGACGACAGCGGCGCCGGCCCCGACGCCACGATCGACGCGCCCAGCGGCGACATCCTGGCGCAGCTCCAGGGCCTGCCCGAGGTCGACCACGTCGTCGAGCAGCCGACCACCCGGGCCGGCTACCGCTACTTCGAGCTGTGGTTCACCCAGCCGATCGACCACGATCACCCCGAGGCCGGGACGTTCCTGCAGTACGCGACCTTGATCCACACCGACGCCGCCGCGCCGCTGGTGCTGCTGCACACCGGCTACGGCAACTGGTACTACGACTACCCCGGCGAGGTGGCCCGGCTGTTCCACGCCAACCAGCTCGTCATCGAGCACCGGTTCTTCCGCACGTCCCGACCGCCGGCGCTGGCCGACTGGGCGTTCCTGACGATCGCCCAGGCCGCGGCCGACCACCACCGCATCACCGTGGCCATGCGCCGGCTCTACCGTGGGCCGGTGCTCGAGACCGGGGCGTCCAAGGGCGGCATGACCTCGATCTACCACCGGCGGTTCTTCCCCGACGACGTCGACGTGACCCTGGCCTACGTCGCGCCGATCTCGTTCGCCGCGCCCGACTACGCCTACGAGCCGTACCTCGAGGGGGTGGGGCCGCCGGCGTGCAAGGCCGCCCTGCGCGCGGTCCAGGCCGAGATGCTGCGCAGCCGTCGGGCGGCGCTCGAGAGCCGGGCCGCCGCCGAGGCGGTCGAGCGCGGGCGCAGCTACCAGCGCATCACCTTGCCGGCGGCGGTCGAGTCGGCGGTGATCAGCCTCGAGTGGGCGTTCTGGCAGTACGCGGGCGTGGGCTACTGCGGGGCGATCCCGCCCGTGACCGGCACCGACGACGAGCTCTGGGACTTCTTGCAGGTCATCTCCGAGGTCGGCTCGTCCGACGACGACAACCTCGCCGAGTTCGAGGCGTACTATTACCAGGCCGAGACCGAGCTCGGGTACCCGGGCACGATGGACGAGCACCTCGACGGGCTGACGGCGTTCCCGAGCTCGGCCTACGACGGGGCGTACCCGCAGGGCGTGACCCGCCCGGCCTACGCCGCGACCGCGATGACCGACGTCGACAGCTGGGTCCGGGCCAGCGGCGCCCGGATCCTGTTCCTGTATGGCGAGTGGGATCCGTGGTCGGGCGGCATGTTCGATCCGGCCGGGCGCCCCGACGACCTGCGGGTGGTCGCGCCCCAGGCGCCGCACGGCGCCGGCATCACCGATCTGTCGGCCGCCGATCAGGCCGAGGTGCTGGCCCGGCTGCGGGCCTGGACCGGCGTCGAGCCCGACCTGACCAACCTGCGCAAGCCGGGCCCGGCGCTGCGGTCGCCTCGGCCGCCGCGACCGATCGCCCGGCGCTGA
- a CDS encoding winged helix-turn-helix transcriptional regulator, with product MAREPRRDIRALLLGPTLELASAVDARLHELGFPALRPAQAQILTLIEPGGLRLSSLVTVLGVAKQTLGDLVDDLERERLVERYPDPDHGVIKRVRLAARGRQWAAEVKRAADVVERGWAARLGKLKSKQLRAVLEALAATPTKS from the coding sequence ATGGCCCGAGAACCCCGCCGCGATATCCGCGCCCTGCTCCTGGGGCCAACGCTCGAGCTGGCCAGCGCGGTCGACGCGCGGCTGCACGAGCTGGGCTTCCCCGCGCTGCGCCCCGCGCAGGCACAGATCCTGACGCTGATCGAGCCGGGCGGCCTGCGCCTGTCGTCGCTGGTCACCGTGCTGGGCGTCGCCAAGCAGACGCTGGGCGACCTGGTCGACGACCTCGAGCGCGAGCGCCTGGTCGAGCGCTACCCCGATCCTGATCACGGCGTGATCAAGCGCGTCCGCCTGGCCGCGCGCGGGCGTCAGTGGGCGGCGGAGGTCAAGCGCGCGGCCGACGTGGTCGAGCGTGGGTGGGCCGCGCGGCTCGGCAAGCTCAAGAGCAAGCAGCTGCGCGCGGTCCTCGAGGCCCTCGCGGCCACGCCCACCAAGTCGTGA